A single genomic interval of Balnearium lithotrophicum harbors:
- a CDS encoding cell division protein FtsA has protein sequence MTPYKNLTIDLGTSSIRVVLSIYRNNKREFIVKKAPSRGIKGGNIINPASAKESLSIVLNKLKLDSPTVLPNSACVIVPGNFIVNFQVESTIEFPGITTITHNEVNEVKNKAQKELFRGNLYLKNYYEIIHVIPQEFIVDKIDGIQNPIGRSGQKLTMRAIVVLGGKNHLKTVESLLKDVNLSVERFIAQPVAAFYGIRDPNFYYNNNLIVYLGAGNTEFLYFREDKPVLIKHLPTGSQDILEFLIKSLKVNRKEAERLFFEYGSAYALKFSKEELIDVNYASRTVKIPRIVIPALIQKKLQGIFKDIKSTLENEDPSYVKNLNTVFLTGGLSNLRDIEVLSQRIFKAPTVISKPDTVSDSSLSPVVGVSNYLSSLENREKLTDIKEDIRKTYGKVGWFQGIIRFLMDLI, from the coding sequence ATGACACCTTATAAAAATCTAACCATTGACTTGGGAACAAGCTCTATAAGGGTTGTTTTATCTATATACAGGAACAATAAGAGGGAATTTATCGTAAAGAAGGCTCCCTCAAGGGGAATAAAAGGTGGAAATATAATAAATCCTGCATCAGCAAAAGAGTCTTTAAGTATCGTACTCAATAAACTGAAGCTGGATTCCCCGACCGTCCTTCCCAATAGTGCCTGTGTTATAGTCCCTGGGAACTTTATTGTTAACTTTCAGGTGGAATCAACAATTGAGTTTCCTGGAATAACAACTATTACACACAACGAAGTTAACGAAGTAAAAAACAAAGCACAGAAGGAGCTCTTTCGAGGAAATCTCTACTTAAAGAACTACTATGAAATAATTCACGTAATTCCCCAGGAGTTCATCGTTGACAAAATTGACGGAATACAAAATCCAATAGGAAGAAGCGGACAAAAACTAACAATGAGGGCAATAGTAGTCCTTGGAGGTAAAAACCACCTTAAAACAGTAGAGAGCTTACTTAAAGATGTAAATCTATCTGTTGAGAGGTTTATAGCCCAACCTGTTGCTGCTTTTTACGGTATAAGGGACCCTAACTTTTACTACAACAATAACCTCATCGTTTATTTAGGTGCCGGAAATACGGAGTTTCTGTACTTTAGAGAGGATAAACCGGTACTTATCAAACACCTTCCTACGGGAAGTCAGGACATTTTAGAGTTTCTAATAAAGAGTTTGAAGGTAAATAGGAAGGAAGCCGAAAGGCTCTTTTTTGAATACGGTAGTGCCTATGCTTTGAAGTTTAGCAAGGAGGAGCTTATTGATGTCAACTATGCCAGCCGTACGGTAAAAATTCCAAGAATTGTCATTCCTGCATTGATTCAGAAAAAACTACAGGGAATTTTCAAGGACATTAAATCAACCTTAGAGAACGAGGACCCGAGCTATGTAAAAAATTTAAACACGGTCTTCCTAACCGGTGGCTTGTCCAACTTGAGGGACATCGAGGTTCTATCCCAAAGGATTTTCAAAGCTCCAACTGTCATCTCTAAACCGGACACAGTCAGTGATTCTTCACTCTCACCCGTTGTAGGAGTTTCAAACTATTTATCCTCTCTGGAAAATAGGGAAAAGCTTACCGACATTAAAGAGGATATTAGAAAAACCTACGGAAAGGTAGGGTGGTTTCAGGGAATTATTAGATTTTTAATGG